One genomic window of Plasmodium coatneyi strain Hackeri chromosome 12, complete sequence includes the following:
- a CDS encoding Palmitoyltransferase, whose translation MRIPECVPSELPSGVDILFELAKRRDERVYNLLEQDERLLNCRDGNGNSLLHWSVFLNDAYLTCYLLQKGADVNAKAHNAQTPLFWAVSGSNLHMIHLLRKHGGDIFHTDDKGYSCLTISTQYGHVLCFLYLIHLGASLTHRDLNSCSILDWAAYNNNIFFLRLLSKVSPNLFSIDLKNPASTLHKAIIGNAYDAVVFLVLHGHQNVHDISTEEEKTVTQFVEEHKDKVDRSIYNFVTCRKVQQLCRRRGGKEDPTLYEPSGTIGPYVISRRKKLSTLCKIRHAFTQDKTLLLYPATIILSHLYNSCIHFFYTRGAFLGKSPLWDVAHPMLFILYYMVVSSDPGYLEEEGNPACDIKADKKDPLHPTDVNPNNSTNLTFRKIIKNVKEEIKLYEEKNKLTSFCEMVKWKNISEVKNSLQIKLDAQGFEVTSFDVKKLCPTCFLFKNLRTKHCRFCGRCVDIYDHHCLFTLNCMSVDNAKVFLIWIVSNLLFHFWKIYIHILCVFMRLDFLSSSLVFRGVSLSVVLISLLHLYFMGVIFLRSVLNILENITSNEKFKMYSSNTFFLYELKKDKNNEPVVVRKFKNPFDKGALFNFIHFFTKSKDHLSNPERQFIRVDDSVQSASVRAFVDKLNGELRRVYAKR comes from the exons ATGCGAATACCTGAGTGTGTCCCCAGTGAGCTACCGAGTGGGGTCGATATTTTATTCGAGTTGGCAAAACGGAGAGATGAACGGGTTTACAACCTTTTGGAACAGGACGAACGTCTACTAAACTGTCGTGACGGAAATG GAAACAGCCTACTTCACTGGTCCGTCTTTCTAAATGACGCGTACCTGACGTGCTACTTGCTCCAGAAGg GGGCGGACGTGAACGCCAAGGCGCACAACGCACAAACTCCGCTATTCTGGGCAGTCTCCGGAAGTAACCTTCACATGATCCACCTTTTGAGGAAGCACGGGGGGGACATATTCCATACCGACGACAAGGGTTACAGTTGCTTAACCATAAGTACTCAGTATGGACATGTTCTATGCTTCCTCTATTTAATCCATTTGGGGGCATCACTCACACATAGAGACCTGAACAGTTGCTCTATCCTTGACTGGGCAGCATACAAcaacaatatatttttccttcgtctACTGTCGAAAGTTTCTCCTAACTTATTTTCGATCGATTTGAAGAATCCGGCGTCCACTTTGCACAAGGCAATCATTGGGAATGCCTACGACGCGGTCGTCTTCCTCGTGTTGCATGGTCACCAGAATGTGCACGACATCTCCACGGAGGAAGAG AAAACCGTTACGCAGTTCGTCGAAGAGCATAAGGATAAGGTGGACAGAAGTATCTACAATTTTGTCACTTGCAGGAAGGTGCAGCAGCTGTGCAGGAGGCGAGGTGGAAAAGAGGACCCAACTTTGTATGAGCCCAGTGGGACGATCGGTCCCTACGTCATttcaagaaggaaaaag CTTTCCACCCTATGCAAGATCCGCCATGCATTCACCCAGGACAAGACCCTGCTGCTGTATCCCGCCACGATCATCCTCTCCCATCTGTACAATTCGTGCATACACTTCTTTTAC acaAGAGGGGCGTTCCTGGGGAAGAGCCCTCTGTGGGATGTTGCCCACCCAATGCTATTCATACTTTACTACATGGTCGTTTCGAGTGACCCCGGTTATTtagaagaagagggaaatCCGGCATGTGATATCAAAGCGGATAAAAAGGACCCATTGCATCCCACAGACGTAAACCCCAACAACAGCACAAATTTGacttttcgaaaaattataaaaaatgtgaaggaggaaataaaattgtatgaggaaaaaaataaattaacctCTTTCTGCGAAATGgtaaaatggaagaacatCAGTGAAGTGAAGAATAGCTTGCAGATAAAGTTGGATGCACAAGGATTCGAGGTAACCTCCTTTGACGTGAAGAAGTTATGTCCTACTTGCTTCCTCTTTAAGAACCTACGAACGAAGCATTGTCGTTTCTGTGGCAGGTGCGTAGACATATATGACCACCATTGCTTATTTACGCTAAACTGCATGAGTGTAGACAACGCAAAAGTCTTCCTAATATGGATCGTGTCAAATCTTCTATTCcacttttggaaaatatatatacacatattatgTGTGTTTATGAGGTTGGACTTCTTATCGTCTTCACTAGTTTTCCGAGGAGTATCCCTATCGGTAGTCCTAATAAGTTTGTTGCACTTGTATTTCAtgggggttatttttttaaggtcCGTGCTGAACATTTTGGAGAATATCACATCAAATGAGAAGTTTAAAATGTATTCCTccaacactttttttttgtacgaGTTGAAGAAAGACAAGAATAATGAACCCGTTGTGGTCAGAAAATTCAAGAACCCGTTTGACAAAGGggccctttttaatttcattcacttttttacaaagtCTAAGGATCATTTGTCTAACCCGGAGAGGCAATTCATTCGCGTAGACGACAGCGTGCAGAGCGCGTCGGTGAGAGCCTTCGTGGACAAACTGAATGGGGAGCTGCGTCGGGTTTATGCGAAGAGGTGA